One window of the Parasphingopyxis algicola genome contains the following:
- a CDS encoding phytanoyl-CoA dioxygenase family protein, whose product MAFNRSPLRDVTQEDIDNYERDGAVVLRDVFDTDWMDLLEPFVRRMKIDEEDFGLLPHSPSKYLSHVIPEFRRFVFDSPLGEVSGKLLRSKEIRYFFEEVFAKPPKTDRVTMWHNDRMGWPVTGGMVPSLWIPLTPIVKSNSLEVVAGSHKTYGAKHWIFSRNAQQMIKPDDRPTHPDMEPHRGDPNYTFLSWEMNRGDMLVVHPWTLHYSGGNPTDDWRIAVSARVFGDDIRWDPRPDANNLAGVSFDEMIPGEKPMGSHFPLLWSEDGRRDDASRYPRGFATEWSKEAVRRLKEESRRRFDKMKELEKAGKLGEQDKVPQT is encoded by the coding sequence ATGGCTTTCAATCGCTCCCCGTTACGCGATGTCACGCAGGAAGATATCGATAACTACGAACGCGACGGTGCTGTGGTGCTGCGCGATGTGTTCGATACTGACTGGATGGATCTGCTCGAACCTTTCGTCCGCCGGATGAAGATCGACGAAGAGGATTTCGGTCTATTGCCGCATTCGCCCAGCAAATATCTGTCGCACGTCATTCCGGAGTTTCGGCGCTTCGTTTTCGATTCTCCTTTGGGAGAAGTTAGCGGTAAATTGCTGCGATCAAAGGAAATTCGGTATTTCTTCGAAGAGGTTTTTGCCAAGCCGCCGAAAACTGATCGCGTGACCATGTGGCATAATGACCGCATGGGATGGCCTGTTACGGGTGGCATGGTTCCCTCATTGTGGATCCCGCTGACACCAATTGTAAAATCCAATTCGCTTGAAGTGGTGGCTGGCTCGCACAAGACTTACGGCGCCAAACACTGGATATTCTCGCGCAATGCGCAGCAAATGATCAAACCTGACGATCGCCCGACCCACCCGGATATGGAGCCGCATCGCGGCGACCCGAACTATACGTTCCTTTCCTGGGAGATGAACCGTGGCGACATGCTGGTCGTTCATCCTTGGACATTGCACTATTCGGGGGGCAATCCAACCGATGACTGGCGCATCGCTGTATCGGCACGGGTATTCGGTGACGATATCCGCTGGGATCCTCGTCCAGATGCCAACAATCTGGCCGGGGTCAGCTTCGACGAAATGATCCCGGGCGAAAAACCGATGGGCTCCCATTTCCCGCTGCTTTGGTCCGAGGATGGAAGGCGCGACGATGCCAGCCGATATCCACGGGGCTTCGCAACGGAATGGTCGAAAGAGGCGGTGAGGAGGTTGAAAGAGGAATCACGACGCCGGTTCGACAAAATGAAGGAACTGGAGAAAGCTGGAAAGCTGGGCGAGCAGGATAAAGTGCCGCAAACCTGA
- a CDS encoding FAD-binding oxidoreductase, producing MSSSNGLEHDLRALLEESAVVTAERDHYQKGYRYGEGRTAAIVRPSTTSQVREIVRYCHAQQLAILPQGAHTGLVGAATPRPEADELLLSLERLNMVSDYAPLDRTITCGAGTLLSTVNEYARDDGLFFPIDLSADPSIGGMVATNTGGAKLFRYGDVRKNLLGLEIVLVDEDATLWTDLDGLRKDNTGLDLKQMFVGSGGKFAIITAATLNLHPVPRQSSSALLVPKSLSDAPQIISRLENQLGELIVACEGMSGDAMAVALRHHPALQNPFGPTAPPSFAMLVEAASSVPPGNGLEIETLLADSLWPMMEGTDACLDDALLTGSGDFWAIRHAISDGLKRQGRVLAFDISTRRSSLPALIDRLTALTADIAPNALPCHFGHFGDGGVHFNLVLSSNRPFNEEHLREEVYAILVGEFSGSISAEHGIGPFNQTYYDRHVPAWKRNAALELQRMFDPASLLDRSNGYAA from the coding sequence ATGTCGTCAAGCAATGGGCTGGAGCACGACCTGCGCGCCCTGTTGGAAGAAAGTGCAGTGGTTACCGCCGAGCGCGACCACTACCAAAAGGGCTATCGCTACGGCGAAGGGCGCACGGCGGCGATCGTCCGGCCATCAACCACCAGCCAAGTCCGCGAAATCGTGCGCTATTGCCATGCTCAGCAATTGGCGATCCTGCCGCAGGGCGCCCATACGGGGCTCGTCGGCGCCGCCACCCCGAGGCCCGAGGCAGACGAGCTTCTCCTCAGTCTCGAGCGCCTGAACATGGTGTCCGACTATGCTCCGTTGGACCGCACGATTACTTGCGGCGCCGGCACCTTGTTAAGCACTGTAAACGAGTATGCGCGCGATGACGGACTCTTCTTTCCGATCGATCTCAGCGCCGATCCGTCGATCGGCGGAATGGTTGCAACCAATACCGGCGGCGCAAAGCTGTTTCGCTATGGCGATGTCCGCAAAAACCTGCTGGGGCTCGAAATTGTCCTGGTAGACGAGGACGCCACGCTTTGGACCGATCTTGACGGCCTGCGCAAGGACAATACCGGGCTAGACCTCAAGCAGATGTTTGTTGGAAGCGGTGGTAAATTTGCCATCATAACGGCTGCGACACTCAACCTTCACCCCGTGCCGCGGCAATCGTCTTCGGCCCTGTTGGTACCGAAATCTCTCTCTGATGCGCCGCAGATCATATCGCGGCTTGAAAATCAGTTGGGAGAGCTGATCGTCGCTTGTGAGGGCATGTCTGGAGACGCCATGGCGGTTGCACTTCGCCATCATCCTGCGCTGCAAAATCCATTCGGCCCGACAGCGCCGCCATCCTTCGCCATGCTGGTCGAAGCGGCCAGCAGCGTGCCACCGGGAAACGGTCTCGAAATCGAAACGCTACTCGCCGACTCGCTCTGGCCGATGATGGAAGGTACCGACGCGTGCTTGGACGATGCATTGCTGACCGGAAGCGGTGACTTCTGGGCGATACGACATGCGATAAGCGACGGTTTGAAACGGCAAGGCCGGGTCCTGGCGTTCGATATTTCCACAAGGCGATCATCACTGCCAGCGCTGATTGATCGACTGACAGCGCTCACCGCCGATATCGCGCCCAACGCTCTGCCCTGCCATTTCGGCCATTTTGGCGATGGCGGCGTGCATTTCAATCTGGTGCTCTCCAGCAATCGACCATTCAATGAGGAGCATTTGCGCGAAGAGGTCTACGCGATCCTGGTTGGCGAATTTAGCGGCAGTATCAGCGCAGAACACGGCATAGGACCGTTCAACCAAACCTATTATGATCGGCACGTGCCAGCGTGGAAACGCAACGCGGCTCTCGAGCTTCAGCGAATGTTCGATCCTGCGAGCCTGCTGGACCGGTCAAACGGATACGCCGCCTAG
- a CDS encoding 3-isopropylmalate dehydratase has protein sequence MGRAFIFGDGINTDVLAPGSLMKLPPEELAQHCLEAIDPQFAKEVRPGDFVFAGRNFGQGSSREQAVVSLKLLGVSAVLATSFARIFYRNAMNLGLPAVKFDAVAEIKKGNEIDIDLVTGSLANRDTGKTYAIKPLPSHLMEMVEAGGLIPYLDQRLNARAF, from the coding sequence ATGGGCCGCGCATTCATATTCGGCGACGGCATCAACACCGATGTCTTGGCCCCCGGCAGCCTTATGAAACTCCCTCCGGAAGAACTCGCCCAGCATTGCCTGGAAGCGATCGATCCGCAATTCGCCAAAGAGGTCAGGCCTGGCGATTTCGTATTCGCGGGGCGCAACTTCGGTCAGGGTTCGTCGCGCGAGCAGGCGGTGGTTTCGCTCAAACTGCTGGGTGTTTCCGCGGTTCTGGCGACCTCATTTGCGCGGATTTTCTACCGCAACGCGATGAATCTCGGTCTTCCGGCAGTCAAGTTTGATGCGGTTGCTGAAATAAAAAAAGGCAACGAGATCGACATCGATCTTGTTACCGGCTCACTCGCGAACCGGGATACCGGCAAGACATACGCGATCAAGCCTCTACCCTCTCATCTCATGGAGATGGTCGAGGCCGGCGGCCTTATTCCTTATCTGGACCAGCGCTTGAACGCGCGCGCCTTCTGA
- a CDS encoding 3-isopropylmalate dehydratase large subunit, protein MAKPATIAQKIIARAAGVSFVTTGEIVTAKVDLAFAHDSSGPRRWAPQLERLGVGLWDPAKVAIVTDHYVPATDADSAAILKIAREFAATHDVKSFFDMVGICHLVLPERGLIRPGAFVAGGDSHSPTGGAFGAYVAGYGATDMIGIVATGETWLAVPETIRIELEGDLPNGVVAKDLMLMLCRELGMDNAFRAFEFAGSTVAAMEMHERMVLSNMATELGGEVGIIAPDDVTFAFLRERDAPVEDEDAARALASDPDALCEAVHRFDATALSPQVAAPHSPENTRDVGEFADVRIDQAYIGACVGAKLSDLHMVAQVLKGRQVASGVRLLIAPASLETMNRAASDGTLETLTDAGALIMPTGCGACAGMGAGVLADGETCISSTNRNFQGRMGHSGANVYLGSPYTTAATAVAGRIADPRTILEQI, encoded by the coding sequence ATGGCGAAACCCGCCACAATCGCGCAGAAGATTATCGCCCGTGCCGCCGGCGTTTCTTTTGTTACAACCGGTGAGATCGTCACCGCCAAGGTCGATCTCGCCTTTGCTCACGACAGTTCGGGTCCGCGTCGCTGGGCGCCACAGCTGGAACGTCTGGGCGTCGGCCTCTGGGATCCAGCAAAAGTAGCGATTGTTACCGATCACTACGTGCCGGCCACGGATGCCGACAGCGCGGCTATCTTAAAGATCGCGCGTGAATTCGCGGCGACGCACGACGTCAAATCCTTTTTCGACATGGTTGGCATTTGCCATCTCGTGCTGCCCGAGCGTGGGTTGATCCGGCCGGGCGCATTCGTCGCAGGCGGCGACAGCCATTCCCCGACCGGTGGCGCTTTCGGCGCATATGTCGCCGGCTATGGCGCAACCGACATGATCGGTATCGTCGCGACGGGTGAAACCTGGCTCGCAGTGCCGGAAACCATTCGCATCGAACTGGAAGGCGATCTTCCCAACGGCGTTGTCGCGAAGGATCTCATGCTAATGCTGTGCCGCGAGCTTGGAATGGACAATGCTTTCCGGGCTTTCGAATTTGCCGGCTCGACCGTTGCGGCGATGGAGATGCACGAACGGATGGTGCTATCGAACATGGCGACCGAACTGGGTGGCGAAGTCGGGATCATCGCGCCGGACGATGTGACGTTCGCGTTTTTGCGCGAACGCGATGCGCCGGTGGAAGATGAAGACGCGGCCCGGGCACTCGCCTCCGATCCGGACGCACTATGTGAAGCGGTGCACCGTTTCGATGCGACAGCATTATCTCCGCAAGTTGCCGCCCCGCATTCTCCCGAAAACACCAGAGATGTCGGTGAATTCGCCGATGTGCGGATCGATCAGGCCTATATCGGCGCCTGTGTCGGCGCGAAACTGAGCGACCTACATATGGTCGCGCAGGTGCTCAAGGGACGTCAGGTCGCAAGTGGCGTACGCCTGCTGATCGCGCCCGCATCGCTAGAAACGATGAACCGGGCTGCAAGCGACGGCACTCTGGAAACACTGACGGACGCGGGCGCCCTGATCATGCCGACCGGTTGTGGTGCCTGCGCCGGCATGGGTGCGGGTGTCCTGGCCGATGGCGAGACCTGCATCTCGAGCACCAACCGGAATTTTCAGGGTCGCATGGGCCATAGCGGCGCGAACGTCTATCTCGGTTCCCCCTATACGACTGCGGCGACCGCCGTGGCGGGACGGATTGCCGATCCGCGGACCATCTTAGAGCAGATCTAG
- a CDS encoding isocitrate lyase/PEP mutase family protein — protein sequence MTMASNARAGELRSLLTKGVLAPGCYDGLSAALIERQGFEAAYVTGGSIAYSRLGRPDIGLVSASEVSETIALIADRVDIPLIVDADTGFGNALNVIRTVKSFERAGATAIQLEDQRIPKRCGHLTGKALVSTGEMVGKLKAALDTRDDALIVARTDAIAVEGLEAALDRAEAYVEAGADILFVEAPPSRQAMADLCSRFDSRVPLLANMVEGGTTPVMSYDRLHDMGYRLVIFPGAFARTVVFAASEMLSVLKRDGTTEAYWDRMVDLRGINDAIGTSELMEKGGLYSPEMSGFDCLTGDEPE from the coding sequence ATGACGATGGCCTCAAACGCGCGCGCGGGCGAATTGCGCTCCTTACTGACAAAAGGGGTTCTTGCTCCGGGATGCTATGATGGACTGTCGGCCGCGCTTATCGAGCGGCAGGGCTTCGAAGCAGCCTATGTCACGGGCGGTTCGATCGCCTATTCCAGGCTCGGAAGACCGGATATCGGACTGGTTTCCGCGTCGGAAGTGAGCGAGACGATCGCGCTCATCGCGGATCGGGTGGACATACCTTTGATCGTCGATGCGGATACCGGCTTCGGCAATGCATTGAATGTCATCCGTACCGTCAAATCATTCGAGCGCGCCGGCGCTACCGCCATCCAGCTTGAAGACCAGCGGATTCCGAAGAGATGTGGTCACCTGACGGGCAAAGCGCTCGTTTCGACGGGCGAGATGGTGGGCAAGCTCAAGGCGGCTCTCGATACGCGAGACGACGCGCTGATCGTTGCCCGAACCGATGCGATTGCGGTCGAGGGGCTCGAGGCGGCGCTCGATCGGGCGGAGGCCTATGTCGAGGCTGGCGCGGATATATTGTTCGTCGAAGCGCCGCCCTCCAGACAGGCCATGGCAGATCTGTGTTCAAGGTTCGACTCGCGCGTGCCGCTGCTCGCCAATATGGTGGAGGGCGGGACCACGCCGGTCATGTCTTACGATCGGCTACACGATATGGGCTATCGTCTCGTCATATTTCCGGGGGCCTTCGCCCGTACAGTCGTATTCGCCGCCAGCGAAATGCTGTCGGTGCTGAAGCGCGACGGCACCACGGAGGCGTATTGGGACCGGATGGTCGATCTCAGGGGCATCAACGACGCGATCGGAACAAGCGAGTTGATGGAAAAGGGCGGACTCTACAGCCCCGAAATGAGCGGCTTCGATTGCTTGACGGGGGACGAGCCCGAATGA
- a CDS encoding FAD-dependent oxidoreductase — translation MSVKRYDNEPFEFTIPVLIIGGGACGLSAALAASDAGAAVLVLERDPVPLGTTAMSSGLIPAAGTKVQREAGITDDDPQRFADDLVNKTGGALEPGRALTICAASTQTVDWLIDCHDIPLSLFVTAGSLPGHSRARLHGTPNRTGEELMAALQTAAENAGVDVLTNAIATALLVDGDNSIRGVEVSRPDGSIERIGCDTLILATCGFAGNRELVSRNIPELENIEAHTHPGAQGDALLWGEELGAATGDLAAYQGHANIAAGHGLLVSWLAISEGGFQVNSEGHRFSNEARGYSEQAVDVAAQPDGFAWTIYDQRIDTLMHEIAEYREVRLAGALLTADTIPELARKIRIPADMLSETMTEIETLARSGANDRFGRSFSPDKRLEPPFIAVKVNPALFHTQGGLEVDEHARVFDREGNPLPNLYAGGGAARGVSGPGSSGYVAGNGLMTATTLGRLAGEAAAGQAIAASAGLGRADA, via the coding sequence ATGAGCGTCAAGCGCTACGATAACGAACCGTTCGAGTTCACCATTCCGGTCTTGATTATCGGTGGTGGCGCGTGCGGATTGTCCGCGGCCCTGGCGGCGAGCGATGCCGGTGCAGCGGTGCTGGTGTTGGAACGGGATCCGGTACCGCTGGGAACCACCGCCATGTCGAGCGGCTTGATCCCTGCAGCGGGCACCAAGGTGCAGCGTGAAGCCGGCATCACGGATGACGACCCCCAGCGTTTCGCGGACGATCTTGTCAATAAGACTGGCGGTGCGCTGGAGCCCGGCAGAGCGCTGACAATATGCGCTGCATCGACGCAGACCGTCGACTGGCTCATCGACTGTCACGATATCCCGCTCAGCCTGTTCGTGACCGCTGGATCGCTTCCCGGCCATAGTAGGGCGCGCCTTCACGGTACGCCGAACCGGACTGGGGAGGAATTGATGGCGGCCCTGCAGACCGCAGCCGAAAATGCTGGCGTGGATGTCCTGACGAACGCGATCGCGACAGCGCTCCTGGTGGACGGCGACAATAGCATCCGAGGTGTGGAAGTTTCGCGCCCCGACGGTTCGATCGAGCGCATCGGCTGCGACACGCTCATCCTTGCAACTTGCGGATTCGCGGGCAACCGGGAGCTTGTCTCACGCAATATTCCCGAACTCGAAAATATCGAGGCTCACACCCATCCGGGCGCGCAGGGCGATGCGCTGCTGTGGGGCGAAGAACTCGGGGCGGCGACCGGCGACCTGGCGGCCTATCAAGGCCACGCGAACATCGCGGCGGGGCACGGACTGCTCGTAAGCTGGCTGGCCATATCCGAGGGCGGCTTCCAGGTGAATTCCGAGGGGCATCGTTTTTCAAACGAGGCGCGTGGATATTCAGAGCAAGCGGTGGATGTGGCCGCGCAGCCGGACGGTTTCGCCTGGACGATCTACGATCAACGGATCGATACGTTAATGCACGAGATCGCCGAATATCGCGAGGTGCGCTTGGCTGGCGCATTGCTCACGGCCGATACGATTCCGGAGCTCGCAAGAAAAATTCGCATTCCCGCCGACATGCTGTCCGAAACGATGACTGAGATCGAAACGCTGGCGCGGTCAGGCGCGAACGATCGGTTCGGCCGGAGTTTTTCGCCGGACAAACGCCTTGAGCCGCCATTCATTGCGGTGAAGGTCAACCCGGCACTATTTCACACGCAAGGCGGGCTGGAAGTGGACGAACATGCGCGCGTGTTCGATCGCGAAGGAAATCCGCTGCCGAATCTCTATGCTGGCGGCGGCGCCGCCCGTGGCGTATCGGGCCCGGGTTCGTCAGGTTATGTGGCGGGCAATGGTCTGATGACGGCAACGACTCTCGGCCGTCTGGCCGGGGAAGCAGCCGCCGGACAGGCCATTGCTGCCTCTGCCGGCCTGGGACGGGCTGACGCATGA